The Candidatus Eisenbacteria bacterium genome includes a window with the following:
- the mltG gene encoding endolytic transglycosylase MltG gives MRKLVRRSRWMGPGTLVVLLFLAGAYVVHELTPPPAGTGTGAPAGAPVYFDVVRGARLSVVAAELADSGLVRNPFLFTLLGRATGTDRRIKAGEYAVRPGTPALELLSLLQRGMSSLDQVTIPEGLTAREIARVLFDHSGVDTAAFLRAVRNPSFAARMGVKASGLEGYLFPETYSVLRGSRAEDVARLMVAHGMRVLREEMSAASSPPPYTAHEIVTMASIVEAEAQDPHERSRIAAVYYNRLKQGMRLQADPTVAYAMGGRPERIFYRNLELDSPYNTYRNYGLPPGPICSPGRAALHAALNPAGGSDALFFVSRGDGTHQFSSSMKEHARAIARIRSASSTAVRVEAPR, from the coding sequence ATGCGCAAGCTGGTGCGACGCTCCCGCTGGATGGGACCGGGGACCCTGGTGGTCCTGCTGTTCCTGGCCGGCGCGTACGTGGTGCACGAGCTCACACCGCCGCCGGCGGGCACCGGCACGGGCGCCCCGGCGGGCGCCCCGGTGTACTTCGACGTGGTCCGCGGCGCCCGGCTGAGCGTGGTGGCCGCGGAGCTGGCCGACAGCGGGCTGGTGCGCAACCCCTTCCTGTTCACGCTGCTGGGGCGCGCCACCGGCACCGACCGCCGCATCAAGGCGGGCGAGTACGCGGTGCGCCCGGGCACCCCGGCGCTGGAGCTGCTCTCGCTGCTGCAGCGGGGGATGAGCAGCCTGGACCAGGTGACCATCCCCGAGGGGCTCACGGCGCGCGAGATCGCCCGGGTGCTGTTCGACCACTCCGGCGTGGACACCGCGGCGTTCCTGCGCGCGGTGCGCAACCCCTCCTTCGCCGCCCGCATGGGGGTGAAGGCCTCGGGGCTCGAAGGCTACCTGTTCCCGGAGACCTACTCGGTGCTGCGCGGCTCGCGGGCCGAGGACGTGGCGCGCCTGATGGTGGCCCACGGCATGCGCGTGCTGCGCGAGGAGATGAGCGCCGCCTCCAGCCCGCCGCCCTACACCGCCCACGAGATCGTCACCATGGCCTCCATCGTGGAGGCCGAGGCGCAGGATCCGCACGAGAGGTCGCGCATCGCGGCCGTCTACTACAACCGCCTGAAACAGGGCATGCGGCTGCAGGCCGACCCCACCGTGGCCTACGCCATGGGCGGCCGTCCGGAGCGGATCTTCTATCGCAACCTGGAGCTGGACTCGCCGTACAACACCTACCGCAACTACGGGCTGCCCCCCGGGCCCATCTGCAGCCCCGGGCGGGCCGCGCTGCACGCCGCGTTGAACCCGGCCGGGGGCAGCGACGCCCTGTTCTTCGTGTCCCGGGGCGACGGCACCCACCAGTTCTCCTCCAGCATGAAGGAGCACGCCCGGGCCATCGCGCGCATCCGCTCGGCCTCCTCCACCGCGGTGCGCGTGGAGGCTCCCAGGTGA
- a CDS encoding Fic family protein, whose translation MKRGLTGKYVKTVADGEAVRAFVPHRLPPKPGLAIGGRMQSLLERAHLAVGRLDSISTLLPDPDLFLYAYVRKEAVLSSQIEGTQSSLSDLLLFEIEQAPGAPLDDVREVSNYVVAMQHGLERMRGGFPLSSRLIREIHGKLLASGRGAGKQPGEFRRRQNWVGGSRPGNAILVPPPHTEVAECVADLERFLHESEADLPVLIKAALAHVQFETIHPFLDGNGRVGRLLITFLLCHAGVLREPLLYLSLYFKQNRAEYYRLLDRVRTEGDWEAWVMFFLEGVAQTAEGAVSTARRIVTLFAQDRERVLALGRRAGSALRVHDVLKTRPLLPLREAGLRAGLSFPAASQGMYLLERLVIVREITGMKRNRRFVYDRYLAALNEGI comes from the coding sequence ATGAAACGTGGCCTGACGGGCAAATACGTGAAGACTGTCGCGGACGGGGAGGCCGTCCGCGCGTTTGTGCCGCACCGGCTGCCCCCGAAGCCCGGACTGGCCATCGGCGGAAGGATGCAGTCGCTCCTGGAGCGGGCTCATCTCGCCGTCGGTCGACTGGACAGCATCAGCACTCTTCTGCCGGACCCGGACCTCTTCCTGTACGCGTATGTCCGGAAGGAGGCCGTGCTCTCCTCGCAGATCGAAGGCACGCAGTCCTCGCTCTCCGACCTGCTGCTCTTTGAAATCGAGCAGGCCCCGGGGGCGCCCCTGGACGACGTCCGCGAGGTCTCGAACTACGTCGTCGCGATGCAGCATGGCCTCGAGCGGATGCGCGGCGGATTCCCGCTGAGCAGCAGGCTGATTCGTGAGATTCACGGGAAGTTGCTGGCCAGCGGGCGTGGAGCAGGCAAACAACCCGGCGAATTCCGGCGCCGCCAGAACTGGGTTGGAGGGAGCCGACCCGGGAATGCGATTCTGGTGCCCCCACCGCACACCGAAGTCGCAGAATGCGTGGCCGATCTCGAGCGCTTCCTGCACGAGAGCGAGGCCGACCTGCCCGTGCTCATCAAGGCGGCTCTGGCCCACGTCCAGTTCGAGACCATTCACCCGTTTCTTGATGGCAACGGCAGGGTGGGGCGGTTGCTCATCACCTTCCTGCTGTGCCATGCGGGCGTGCTTCGCGAGCCGCTGCTCTACCTGAGTCTCTACTTCAAGCAGAACCGGGCGGAGTACTACCGGTTGCTCGACAGGGTCCGAACCGAAGGAGATTGGGAGGCCTGGGTGATGTTCTTCCTGGAGGGCGTGGCGCAGACGGCCGAAGGGGCGGTGAGCACCGCGCGGCGCATCGTGACGCTCTTCGCCCAGGACCGGGAGCGCGTTCTGGCCCTCGGCCGCCGCGCCGGCTCCGCGCTGCGTGTGCATGACGTGCTGAAGACCCGGCCGTTGCTGCCCCTCCGGGAGGCCGGGCTGCGCGCGGGCCTGTCATTTCCCGCAGCTTCCCAGGGTATGTACCTGCTGGAGCGCCTGGTCATCGTCCGGGAAATCACGGGCATGAAGCGCAACCGGCGCTTCGTCTACGATCGCTACCTCGCGGCACTGAACGAGGGAATCTAG
- the ruvX gene encoding Holliday junction resolvase RuvX: MSGPTRILGCDYGERRTGVAVSDPTGRIAFPAGVVEARTAAEAARRVAALAAEREAAEIVVGMPLLLSGEVGEQARATEAFVELLKAAFGGPVRTWDERLTSAQSQRALDEMGARRGPGGRAERGRADRDRADRGRADSGRAGRGRAGKARADKVRGEKGRVDEVAATLLLQSYLDSRPGAWPSGGP, from the coding sequence TTGAGCGGGCCCACCCGCATCCTCGGCTGTGACTACGGCGAGCGGCGCACCGGGGTGGCGGTCAGCGACCCCACCGGCCGGATCGCGTTTCCCGCGGGGGTGGTGGAGGCCCGCACCGCCGCCGAGGCCGCCCGCAGGGTGGCCGCGCTGGCGGCCGAGCGGGAGGCGGCCGAGATCGTGGTGGGCATGCCGCTGCTGCTTTCCGGCGAGGTGGGGGAGCAGGCCCGCGCCACCGAGGCATTCGTGGAGCTGCTGAAGGCCGCCTTCGGCGGCCCGGTGCGCACCTGGGACGAGCGGCTGACTTCCGCCCAGTCGCAGCGGGCGCTGGACGAGATGGGCGCCCGGCGCGGGCCCGGCGGCCGCGCCGAGCGGGGCCGGGCCGACAGGGACCGCGCCGACCGGGGCCGGGCCGACTCAGGCCGCGCCGGCAGGGGCCGCGCAGGGAAGGCCCGGGCGGACAAGGTCCGCGGGGAGAAGGGCCGCGTGGACGAGGTGGCCGCCACGCTGCTGCTGCAGTCGTACCTGGACTCCCGGCCGGGGGCCTGGCCTTCCGGCGGGCCCTGA
- a CDS encoding peptidyl-prolyl cis-trans isomerase, with translation MKRVLATLLVLGLALPAAGQASSVRKLHPKGGAQASGKAAAKTVRPRLGGPWAYPPGNSPLLADVDGRPVTRSMLEQAFQRLDMSAQAPSDDTTGARQLLGNLIDKAYLGWVVTDLGFELNTAERQEYQKRRQRTMADYLGALQQEAAAEVTDEDARALWEKQRTVYACHRLGVRRKATADSVVAQLRAGAVFESLAARNNEDPLTQSTLGQVTTYWTVGFMPDWLEPAVVALKAGQVSEPVRGPGEGLFYVVRLDSLETRDPGPFEMSRDRLRGALAGNRAAAARSSMMRQFMERLQPEFNDAVLAMLVVKFDSAYRAIPVDTTSDVPTQTISNPVPRLTEAQKDLTLLESSVGSFRIRDMVTPLERVASFMRPRMATEEDIRRFAMTMAAQPIIYDAAVKAKLDTLPLVARDLFDTREKLLLERFIRTHVEERAKAPVDTVKAFFQAHLDAFDYPAWVKIYLIQISDSARADSVLKLVELGYDIEKLARELSEDPVTATEGGSMVFYAGTGESRRDTTWEKQVLAMEAGEHTRKPFLWNGSWYIVDVMGKAPRRHRTWEEAEKYARDAVEIPRQERIVQEYLQKARARHPLKLYPEEMAKVELRRRLKLRDM, from the coding sequence ATGAAGCGTGTCCTGGCCACCCTGCTCGTGCTGGGCTTGGCCCTGCCCGCGGCGGGGCAGGCGTCGTCGGTCCGCAAGCTCCACCCCAAGGGCGGCGCCCAGGCCTCCGGCAAGGCCGCGGCCAAGACCGTCCGGCCCCGCCTGGGCGGCCCGTGGGCCTACCCTCCCGGCAATTCCCCGCTGCTGGCCGACGTGGACGGGCGGCCGGTCACCCGGTCCATGCTGGAACAGGCGTTTCAGCGGCTGGACATGAGCGCCCAGGCTCCCTCGGACGACACCACCGGCGCCCGGCAGCTGCTGGGCAACCTGATTGACAAGGCCTACCTGGGCTGGGTGGTCACCGACCTTGGCTTCGAGCTCAACACCGCCGAGAGGCAGGAGTACCAGAAGCGCCGCCAGCGCACCATGGCCGACTACCTGGGCGCCCTGCAGCAGGAGGCGGCCGCGGAGGTGACCGACGAGGACGCCCGCGCCCTGTGGGAGAAGCAGCGCACCGTCTACGCCTGCCACCGCCTGGGGGTGCGCCGCAAGGCCACCGCCGACAGCGTGGTGGCCCAGCTGCGCGCCGGCGCGGTGTTCGAGTCGCTGGCCGCGCGCAACAACGAGGACCCGCTGACCCAGTCCACGCTGGGCCAGGTGACCACCTACTGGACGGTGGGGTTCATGCCCGACTGGCTCGAGCCGGCGGTGGTCGCCCTCAAGGCCGGGCAGGTGAGCGAGCCGGTCCGCGGCCCCGGCGAGGGGCTCTTCTACGTGGTGCGCCTGGACTCGCTGGAGACGCGCGACCCCGGCCCCTTCGAGATGTCCCGCGACCGGCTGCGCGGCGCGCTTGCCGGCAACCGCGCGGCGGCGGCCCGCTCGAGCATGATGCGCCAGTTCATGGAGCGCCTGCAGCCGGAGTTCAACGACGCCGTGCTGGCGATGCTGGTGGTCAAGTTCGACTCGGCCTACCGCGCCATCCCCGTGGACACCACCAGCGACGTGCCCACGCAGACGATCAGCAACCCGGTCCCCAGGCTCACCGAGGCGCAGAAGGACCTCACGCTGCTGGAGTCCTCCGTCGGGAGCTTCCGAATCCGCGACATGGTGACCCCGCTGGAGCGCGTGGCGTCCTTCATGCGCCCCCGGATGGCCACCGAGGAGGACATCCGCCGCTTCGCCATGACCATGGCGGCCCAGCCGATCATCTACGACGCCGCGGTGAAGGCGAAGCTGGACACGCTGCCGCTGGTGGCGCGCGACCTGTTCGACACCCGCGAAAAGCTGCTGCTGGAGCGCTTCATCCGCACCCACGTGGAGGAGCGCGCGAAGGCCCCGGTGGACACGGTGAAGGCCTTCTTCCAGGCGCACCTGGACGCGTTCGACTACCCCGCCTGGGTCAAGATCTACCTGATCCAGATCTCCGACTCGGCGCGCGCGGACTCGGTGCTGAAGCTGGTGGAGCTGGGCTACGACATCGAGAAGCTGGCCCGCGAGCTGTCCGAGGACCCGGTGACCGCCACCGAAGGCGGTTCGATGGTGTTCTACGCCGGCACCGGTGAGAGCCGCCGCGACACCACGTGGGAGAAGCAGGTGCTGGCCATGGAGGCCGGGGAGCACACCCGGAAGCCGTTCCTGTGGAACGGGTCCTGGTACATCGTGGACGTGATGGGCAAGGCCCCACGGCGCCACCGCACCTGGGAGGAGGCCGAGAAGTACGCCCGGGACGCGGTGGAGATCCCGCGGCAGGAGAGGATCGTGCAGGAGTACTTGCAGAAGGCCCGCGCCCGGCACCCGCTGAAGCTGTACCCGGAAGAGATGGCGAAGGTGGAGCTGCGGCGGAGGTTGAAGCTGAGAGACATGTAG
- the larE gene encoding ATP-dependent sacrificial sulfur transferase LarE, protein MSPELELQGRRLVEHIAGLERVAVAFSGGVDSTLVLAAAVRALGPEKAVGVIGVSPSLPARELEAALKVGRDVGARVETMQTHELDREGYRLNGPDRCYHCKTELFTLLSRYSETHDRPVILDGTNADDRHDVRPGRQAARELGVRSPLLEVGLGKEGIRELSRAWGICTWSKPASPCLSSRIPHFAEVTVDKLGAIEQAEARLAALGLEEFRVRHHGDIARLELHPKDWARILDAGVRTSLIAELRSLGFRYVSLDLEGFRSGSLTEKSTRS, encoded by the coding sequence GTGAGCCCGGAGCTGGAACTGCAGGGCCGTCGGCTGGTCGAGCACATCGCCGGGCTGGAACGGGTGGCGGTGGCCTTCTCCGGCGGGGTGGACAGCACCCTGGTGCTGGCCGCGGCGGTGCGGGCGCTGGGACCGGAAAAGGCCGTGGGGGTGATCGGAGTTTCGCCCTCGCTGCCTGCGCGGGAGCTGGAAGCGGCGCTGAAGGTGGGCCGCGACGTGGGCGCGCGGGTGGAAACCATGCAGACCCACGAGCTGGACCGGGAGGGCTACCGGCTCAACGGGCCCGACCGCTGCTATCATTGCAAGACCGAGTTGTTCACCCTGCTTTCCCGTTATTCGGAGACGCACGACCGCCCGGTGATCCTCGACGGCACCAACGCCGACGACCGCCACGACGTGCGCCCCGGTAGGCAGGCCGCGCGCGAGCTGGGAGTGCGCAGCCCGCTGTTGGAAGTCGGGCTGGGCAAGGAAGGAATCCGGGAACTTTCCCGGGCCTGGGGCATATGCACATGGAGCAAACCTGCCTCTCCTTGTCTCAGTTCGCGTATCCCGCACTTCGCGGAGGTGACCGTGGACAAGCTGGGGGCCATCGAGCAGGCGGAGGCCCGCCTGGCAGCCCTGGGCCTGGAGGAATTTCGGGTGCGACACCACGGCGACATCGCCCGGCTGGAGCTTCACCCGAAGGACTGGGCCCGTATCCTGGACGCCGGCGTGCGCACCTCTCTGATTGCGGAGTTGCGGTCGCTGGGCTTCCGGTACGTCTCGCTGGACCTCGAAGGCTTCCGTTCCGGTAGCCTAACTGAAAAATCCACAAGGAGTTGA